A window of the Thermoanaerobacter uzonensis DSM 18761 genome harbors these coding sequences:
- the lpdA gene encoding dihydrolipoyl dehydrogenase encodes MDIEIKVPAFSDTMKSGRITKWYVEEGQYVEKDSCLCDIAVNKVNFEVYSNYEGIISKIVCPAGTTVEPGDVIAIIAHSEEVKPSSTQKEIKQEYGYKEYDLAVIGAGPGGYVAAIKAAKKGAKVALFEKDKLGGTCLNRGCIPTKAYARIAEVYDILNRAFEFGFDIKINSFDYTQVVKRKDGIVGELVEGINALLKANGVDVFNAEAKVDKEKNVLFGENKIKAKNIIIATGSSPAELPIEGINSKNVMNSDTILEMTSLPQSLCIIGGGVIGMEFAFIMNQFGVKVSVVEMMPNILPTLDKKISSSIKFTAQKRGIKIYTSSTVERIDEEENGGSIVTVKNGENIKRIYADKVFVSIGRKLNTDIGPIAELLEFEGKAIKVDEHMKTNIEGVYAVGDVTGKMMLAHVASAQGEVAVDNIFGEPSTIDYMKIPAAVFTEPEIGYFGYTEDQAKEKFKGIKVGRFDFKFNGRAKTYGETEGFAKIISNENDEVVGAWVIGSGASELIHILSTACQAGAKVEDLKKAVYAHPTKSETIMEAVKDIFGESVHKV; translated from the coding sequence ATGGATATAGAAATAAAAGTACCTGCTTTCTCAGATACGATGAAAAGTGGGCGAATTACAAAATGGTACGTAGAAGAAGGACAATACGTGGAGAAAGACTCTTGTCTATGTGATATAGCAGTAAATAAAGTAAATTTTGAAGTGTACAGTAATTATGAAGGCATTATTTCAAAAATTGTTTGTCCTGCTGGAACTACAGTTGAACCAGGAGATGTCATTGCAATTATTGCACACTCTGAAGAAGTAAAGCCTTCTTCTACACAAAAAGAAATTAAACAGGAATATGGATACAAGGAATATGATTTAGCTGTCATAGGGGCAGGTCCTGGAGGATATGTTGCTGCTATTAAAGCTGCTAAAAAAGGTGCAAAAGTAGCCTTATTTGAAAAAGATAAATTAGGTGGTACCTGTTTAAATAGAGGCTGTATACCAACAAAAGCTTATGCAAGAATTGCCGAAGTGTATGACATTTTAAACAGAGCTTTTGAATTTGGATTTGACATAAAAATAAACTCTTTTGATTACACTCAAGTTGTAAAGAGAAAAGATGGTATTGTAGGGGAGCTTGTTGAAGGCATTAATGCTTTGCTTAAAGCTAATGGAGTAGATGTTTTTAATGCTGAAGCAAAAGTTGACAAAGAAAAGAATGTACTATTTGGAGAAAACAAAATCAAAGCGAAAAACATTATTATTGCAACTGGGTCATCACCGGCTGAACTTCCTATTGAAGGCATTAATTCTAAAAATGTCATGAATAGTGATACTATTCTTGAAATGACCTCTTTGCCACAAAGTTTATGCATTATAGGCGGCGGAGTAATAGGCATGGAATTTGCCTTTATAATGAATCAATTTGGAGTGAAAGTGTCAGTTGTTGAAATGATGCCTAATATACTTCCTACACTTGATAAAAAGATAAGCTCATCTATAAAATTCACTGCACAAAAAAGAGGAATTAAGATATATACTTCTTCAACAGTTGAGAGAATAGATGAAGAAGAAAACGGCGGAAGTATAGTAACAGTTAAAAATGGTGAAAATATAAAACGCATATACGCAGACAAAGTATTTGTGTCAATAGGAAGAAAATTAAACACAGATATTGGACCGATTGCAGAACTATTAGAATTTGAAGGAAAAGCTATTAAAGTTGATGAGCACATGAAGACAAATATAGAAGGAGTTTATGCAGTAGGTGATGTCACAGGCAAGATGATGTTAGCCCATGTGGCTTCTGCACAAGGGGAAGTAGCAGTAGATAACATTTTTGGCGAACCATCTACCATAGATTATATGAAAATACCTGCTGCAGTATTTACAGAGCCAGAGATTGGATATTTTGGATACACAGAAGACCAAGCAAAAGAAAAATTTAAAGGAATAAAGGTAGGAAGATTTGATTTTAAGTTTAATGGAAGAGCGAAAACTTATGGAGAAACGGAAGGATTTGCAAAGATAATCTCAAATGAAAATGACGAAGTAGTTGGCGCATGGGTAATAGGTAGTGGAGCTTCTGAACTTATACACATACTTTCGACTGCTTGTCAGGCGGGAGCAAAAGTAGAAGACCTGAAAAAAGCAGTTTATGCTCATCCCACTAAAAGTGAAACCATTATGGAAGCTGTGAAGGACATCTTTGGTGAGTCCGTACACAAAGTGTAA
- the gcvH gene encoding glycine cleavage system protein GcvH translates to MEVLEGLYYSKDHEWVKVEGEKAYIGITDYAQHSLGNIVYVELPEVGAELSAGDVLGVVESVKAASDVYTPLDGKVLEVNNSIVDDPSLVNNDPYGSWMVLVELKDKSQLDNLMTAEEYKKFLDEE, encoded by the coding sequence ATGGAAGTTTTAGAAGGCTTGTATTATTCAAAAGACCATGAATGGGTCAAAGTAGAAGGAGAAAAAGCATACATAGGAATAACTGACTATGCACAGCATTCCTTAGGAAACATAGTATACGTTGAGCTTCCAGAAGTAGGCGCAGAACTTTCTGCTGGCGATGTACTTGGAGTTGTAGAATCTGTAAAAGCTGCTTCCGATGTTTACACACCTCTAGATGGAAAAGTGCTTGAAGTAAACAATTCTATTGTTGATGACCCCTCTTTAGTAAACAATGACCCCTATGGCAGTTGGATGGTATTAGTAGAACTCAAAGACAAGTCACAGCTTGATAATTTGATGACAGCCGAAGAATATAAAAAATTTTTAGATGAGGAGTGA
- a CDS encoding BglG family transcription antiterminator, with translation MKEVIIITLNERCTQILIKLINSNAPIKISDLAKIFNVSSRTVRYDLDTIDEFLKYNNLPQLIRKPNVGVKFSELLEHRNKVLSLLDNLTPYYYNLSQQERVNIILSELIQQRDYITINDLADKLMVSRSTVINDLKNVRKWLIEHGLQLKSAPKYGIKVVGDEKQLRRAAIELLTEAIDIDKALDIVKSPIYTRSSVGIDKQITKLFEDIDIPYIENCIQIAEKELETVFSDAAFSGLVVHIAIAIKRIQLGKDIIMPKEELKALEITKEFAVASNIAKMLEDHFKISIPLDEIGYITVHLLGSNVSKTRPYPNENWVEYQLLTEKIIINVTNKIHQDLSGDRQLFEGLLDHLRPTVYRLKHGLKLKNPILDEIKANYKELFEIVKESLKPLEDYTGKALNDEEIGYFTIHFGAAIERLKVTRATKPNILVVCGTGIGTAKLLSSRLQSVFDVNIVDTVAYHQVKEILREKDVDLIVSTVPIQDERIKTIEVNPLLTEKDIELLKDLVIKPKVQGTVVDDLIKIIERHCVIKSREKLIEDLSKFLNVASYENTRGVAKPVLKDLLTKDTIKLNVEAKDWEEAVRIGGELLVKNGFAEPQYVDAMINTVKEIGPYIVIAPGIAMPHARPEAGAKKIGMSLITLKNPVNFGNKENDPVKIVVSLCAIDHSSHLKALSELVELLGDEKFIDILDLNSTEMILNYILSRK, from the coding sequence ATGAAAGAGGTGATAATTATCACACTCAATGAAAGATGTACTCAAATTCTTATTAAACTTATTAATTCTAATGCGCCTATTAAAATTTCTGACCTTGCAAAAATATTCAATGTAAGCAGTAGAACTGTAAGATATGACCTTGATACAATTGATGAGTTTTTAAAGTACAATAATTTGCCACAATTGATACGCAAACCGAATGTAGGTGTGAAATTTTCTGAACTATTGGAACACAGAAATAAAGTTTTATCTCTTCTTGATAATCTTACACCCTATTACTACAACTTATCGCAACAAGAAAGGGTAAATATTATCTTAAGTGAACTTATACAACAAAGAGATTATATAACTATAAATGACCTGGCGGATAAACTAATGGTTTCAAGAAGTACCGTTATAAATGACCTAAAAAACGTAAGAAAGTGGCTTATAGAACATGGACTTCAGTTGAAGTCTGCACCGAAATATGGAATCAAAGTTGTGGGGGATGAAAAACAATTACGAAGAGCTGCTATAGAACTTCTGACAGAGGCAATTGACATTGATAAGGCGCTAGATATTGTAAAATCTCCAATTTATACCCGTTCTAGTGTAGGAATTGACAAACAAATTACTAAGCTATTTGAAGATATAGACATACCTTATATCGAGAATTGCATACAAATAGCAGAGAAGGAACTGGAAACTGTTTTTTCGGATGCGGCATTTTCTGGTCTTGTAGTACACATAGCAATAGCGATTAAGAGGATTCAACTAGGAAAAGACATAATTATGCCAAAAGAAGAATTAAAAGCTTTGGAAATTACAAAGGAATTTGCTGTGGCATCAAATATTGCAAAAATGCTGGAAGACCATTTTAAAATTTCTATTCCTCTTGACGAAATTGGATATATTACTGTTCATCTTCTTGGAAGTAATGTTTCAAAAACACGTCCTTATCCTAATGAAAATTGGGTTGAGTACCAGTTATTGACTGAAAAAATTATTATAAATGTCACCAACAAAATACACCAAGATTTGTCAGGAGATAGGCAGCTTTTTGAAGGGCTTTTAGACCATTTAAGGCCTACAGTATACCGGTTAAAACATGGGCTTAAATTAAAAAATCCTATTTTAGATGAGATTAAAGCAAATTATAAAGAATTGTTTGAGATAGTCAAGGAAAGTTTAAAACCTTTAGAAGATTATACAGGCAAAGCATTAAACGACGAAGAAATAGGTTATTTTACAATACATTTTGGTGCTGCAATTGAAAGATTAAAAGTTACGAGAGCCACTAAGCCTAATATCCTCGTGGTATGTGGTACAGGAATAGGTACCGCGAAACTTCTTTCTTCTAGATTACAATCAGTTTTTGATGTAAATATAGTAGATACTGTTGCATACCATCAGGTAAAAGAAATTTTAAGAGAAAAAGATGTAGATTTAATAGTGTCTACTGTTCCAATTCAAGATGAAAGAATTAAAACTATTGAAGTAAACCCCCTTCTTACAGAAAAAGACATAGAATTATTAAAAGACCTTGTTATTAAACCTAAGGTGCAAGGGACAGTTGTTGATGATTTAATAAAAATAATAGAAAGACATTGTGTGATAAAAAGTCGTGAAAAATTAATAGAAGATTTATCAAAATTTTTAAATGTAGCATCATATGAAAATACGAGAGGAGTTGCAAAACCCGTGTTAAAAGACCTTTTGACTAAGGATACTATAAAACTAAATGTTGAGGCAAAAGATTGGGAGGAAGCAGTGAGGATAGGAGGTGAGTTGCTAGTTAAAAACGGTTTTGCTGAACCGCAGTATGTTGACGCAATGATAAACACCGTTAAAGAAATAGGGCCTTACATTGTTATTGCGCCAGGAATAGCGATGCCCCACGCAAGGCCAGAAGCAGGTGCAAAAAAAATAGGCATGAGTTTAATTACACTAAAAAATCCTGTAAATTTTGGCAACAAAGAAAACGATCCAGTAAAAATAGTAGTTTCACTCTGTGCAATTGACCATTCATCACACCTTAAAGCATTATCCGAACTGGTAGAACTTTTGGGGGATGAGAAATTTATAGATATTTTAGATTTAAATAGTACAGAGATGATTTTAAATTATATCTTATCTAGAAAATAA
- the gcvT gene encoding glycine cleavage system aminomethyltransferase GcvT, with protein sequence MDNLKKTPLFDLYKKYNGKIIDFAGWALPIQFESIISEHEAVRNAAGLFDVSHMGEITVKGREAFNFLQNLITNDLSKLKVNQVLYTFMCNYNGGVVDDLLVYKYSDEHFYLVVNAANIEKDYKWMKDNKGVYEVEINNISDEISELAIQGPKAEEILQKLTDTDLSEIKFFYFKDNVKIAGIECLVSRTGYTGEDGFEIYMPNKYAVELWEKIIEVGKEYGLKPAGLGARDTLRFEAGLPLYGNELSEEITPLEAGFEFFVKLDKGNFIGKDALLKQKEEGLKRKIVGFEMIDNGIPRHGYEVRADNQKIGYVTTGYFSPTLKKNIGLALIDSKYAQLGNQIEIVIRNKPLKALIISKNFYKKNYKK encoded by the coding sequence TTGGATAACCTCAAAAAAACACCTCTTTTTGACCTTTACAAAAAATATAATGGAAAAATCATTGACTTTGCAGGATGGGCTCTCCCTATTCAGTTTGAAAGTATAATCTCTGAACACGAAGCAGTGAGAAATGCTGCAGGGCTCTTTGATGTTTCTCACATGGGAGAAATTACTGTAAAAGGAAGAGAAGCTTTTAACTTTTTGCAAAATCTCATAACAAATGATTTGTCAAAACTAAAAGTCAATCAAGTCCTTTATACTTTTATGTGCAATTACAATGGCGGCGTTGTAGATGACTTATTAGTCTACAAATATTCTGATGAACACTTCTACTTGGTTGTAAATGCGGCTAATATAGAAAAGGATTATAAATGGATGAAGGATAACAAAGGAGTATATGAGGTAGAGATAAATAACATTTCAGATGAAATTTCGGAGCTTGCAATACAAGGTCCAAAAGCAGAAGAAATACTTCAAAAACTTACAGATACTGATCTTTCAGAAATTAAATTTTTCTACTTTAAAGACAATGTAAAAATAGCTGGGATTGAATGCTTGGTATCAAGAACAGGATATACCGGTGAAGATGGCTTTGAAATTTACATGCCTAATAAATACGCGGTAGAATTGTGGGAAAAAATAATTGAAGTTGGAAAAGAATATGGACTTAAACCGGCAGGATTAGGTGCAAGAGATACTTTGAGATTTGAAGCAGGTTTGCCTCTATATGGAAATGAACTTTCAGAAGAAATAACCCCTTTAGAAGCAGGTTTTGAGTTTTTCGTCAAACTTGATAAGGGCAACTTTATCGGAAAAGATGCTCTATTAAAGCAAAAAGAAGAAGGACTTAAGCGTAAAATCGTGGGATTTGAAATGATAGACAATGGAATTCCAAGACACGGCTATGAAGTTCGCGCTGACAATCAAAAAATAGGTTATGTAACAACAGGGTATTTCTCTCCTACATTAAAGAAAAATATAGGCCTTGCATTGATTGATTCAAAATATGCCCAATTAGGGAATCAAATTGAAATTGTGATAAGAAATAAGCCACTTAAGGCTTTAATCATAAGCAAAAACTTTTACAAAAAAAATTATAAAAAATAG
- a CDS encoding pyridoxal phosphate-dependent aminotransferase, giving the protein MNFEDRVAKRAKSIEISTIRYFFNMAREVPGAISLAIGEPDFVTPFHIREAAKKALDEGKTGYTVNPGLIELRQEISNYLKRRYSLSYNPETEILVTIGATEAIYVALNTLVEEGDEVLIPEPSFVAYDPCTIIAGARSVFVPTYEEDDFVLRADVLEKYITDKSKVLILPYPNNPTGAVMPKEAMEKIAEVVKKYDLIVVTDEIYSELVYSGFEHVSFASLKDMWERTVTINGFSKSYAMTGWRLGYIAAPEYFVKHMTKIHQYGVTAAATMCQYAGVEAIKNGDEDILRMRGEYDKRRKYLLQSVREMGLSCFEPKGAFYIFPSIKKTGLTSTEFAKRLLYEAKVAVVPGNAFGENGEGYVRMAYATSMENLEEAVKRMKEFMSKF; this is encoded by the coding sequence ATGAACTTTGAAGACAGAGTGGCAAAAAGAGCGAAGTCCATAGAAATATCTACCATAAGATATTTCTTTAACATGGCACGAGAGGTGCCGGGCGCAATATCTCTTGCTATTGGAGAACCAGATTTTGTAACGCCATTCCACATAAGAGAGGCAGCAAAAAAAGCCCTCGATGAAGGCAAAACAGGATATACTGTAAATCCTGGACTTATTGAATTGAGGCAAGAAATTTCGAATTATCTTAAGAGGAGGTATAGCCTTTCTTACAATCCGGAAACTGAAATTTTAGTTACAATTGGGGCTACAGAAGCTATATACGTCGCTTTAAATACTTTAGTAGAAGAAGGAGACGAAGTTTTAATTCCAGAACCTTCATTTGTAGCTTATGATCCTTGTACAATAATAGCAGGTGCAAGATCTGTTTTTGTGCCAACATATGAGGAAGACGATTTTGTATTAAGGGCAGATGTTTTAGAGAAGTACATTACGGACAAATCAAAAGTGTTAATTCTTCCTTATCCTAATAATCCAACTGGCGCGGTAATGCCAAAAGAGGCGATGGAAAAGATAGCTGAAGTGGTCAAAAAGTATGACCTCATTGTAGTTACTGATGAAATTTATTCTGAGCTAGTATACAGTGGTTTTGAACATGTAAGTTTTGCATCTTTAAAAGACATGTGGGAAAGAACGGTTACTATAAATGGTTTCTCGAAGTCATATGCGATGACAGGATGGCGTCTCGGATATATAGCTGCACCGGAATATTTCGTGAAACACATGACCAAAATACACCAATACGGCGTGACAGCAGCAGCTACAATGTGTCAGTATGCCGGAGTTGAGGCTATAAAAAATGGGGATGAAGATATTTTAAGAATGAGAGGAGAATATGACAAAAGAAGAAAGTATTTACTTCAAAGTGTGAGAGAAATGGGGCTTTCCTGTTTTGAACCCAAAGGTGCTTTTTATATATTCCCATCGATAAAAAAGACAGGTCTTACGTCGACAGAATTTGCCAAAAGACTGCTTTACGAAGCAAAAGTTGCAGTTGTGCCGGGGAATGCCTTTGGAGAAAATGGGGAAGGATATGTTCGCATGGCTTATGCAACCTCTATGGAAAACCTAGAAGAAGCAGTAAAAAGAATGAAAGAATTTATGTCAAAGTTTTAA
- a CDS encoding OsmC family protein: MAIETFKAVSRKLPEGLAVESEVRGFKIILDEPKELGGTNKGMNPVEALLCALGSCQTIVAAAFAQAKGINLQGFWVELEGDLDTDGFMGKAGVRPGFQEIRFKMHIKTDAPKEKVEEFAKFIENTCPVGDSLANPVKLVLSDVIVE; this comes from the coding sequence ATGGCAATTGAAACCTTTAAAGCGGTTTCAAGAAAATTACCAGAAGGCTTAGCAGTTGAAAGCGAGGTAAGAGGCTTTAAAATAATCTTAGATGAACCTAAAGAGCTAGGTGGCACGAATAAAGGGATGAATCCTGTTGAGGCTTTACTTTGCGCTTTGGGGTCATGCCAGACGATTGTAGCAGCAGCTTTTGCACAGGCGAAAGGCATAAATCTACAAGGTTTTTGGGTAGAATTAGAAGGAGACCTTGATACAGATGGATTTATGGGAAAAGCTGGTGTAAGGCCGGGGTTCCAAGAAATAAGATTTAAAATGCACATAAAGACAGATGCTCCAAAAGAAAAAGTAGAAGAATTTGCAAAGTTTATAGAAAATACCTGCCCAGTAGGAGATTCTTTAGCAAATCCAGTAAAATTAGTTTTGTCAGATGTGATTGTTGAATAA
- the gcvPB gene encoding aminomethyl-transferring glycine dehydrogenase subunit GcvPB, which translates to MKEYNKLIFELSSKGRKAYTLPKLDVEEKPLDDILPQQMMRKEEIELPEVSEVDIIRHYTLLSNKNYGVDTGFYPLGSCTMKYNPKINEDMASLVDFTALHPYQPVETVQGALKLMYELENMLSEITGMDKFSLQPAAGAHGELTGLMIIKAYHEHRNDKKRKKIIVPDSAHGTNPASATVAGFDVIEIKSNKEGAIDLEALKAVLNDEVAGLMLTNPSTLGLFEENIVEIARLVHEAGGLLYYDGANLNAIMGITRPGDMGFDVVHLNLHKTFSTPHGGGGPGAGPVGVKKELADFLPVPVIEFKEGIYSLNYDRPLSIGKVRSFYGNFNVLIKAYSYILTMGAEGLKRASEMAVLNANYLKEKLKNHYKVAVDKVCMHEFVLAGLLEKVNDITTLDVAKRLIDYGFHPPTIYFPLIVDEAIMIEPTETESKETLDAFIEAMIKISEEAKENPQLLKEAPHNTPVRRVDEVLAARNPVLKWSK; encoded by the coding sequence ATGAAAGAGTACAATAAATTGATATTTGAATTATCAAGTAAAGGAAGAAAAGCCTACACTCTCCCCAAGTTGGATGTAGAAGAAAAACCTTTAGATGACATACTTCCGCAACAAATGATGAGAAAAGAAGAAATAGAGCTTCCCGAAGTAAGTGAAGTAGATATAATAAGGCATTACACTCTTTTATCAAATAAAAACTACGGGGTCGATACGGGTTTTTATCCATTAGGTTCTTGTACTATGAAGTACAATCCTAAAATAAATGAAGACATGGCATCCCTTGTCGATTTTACAGCTCTACATCCCTACCAACCAGTAGAAACTGTACAGGGCGCTTTGAAACTCATGTATGAATTAGAAAATATGCTCTCTGAAATAACTGGAATGGACAAATTTTCATTACAGCCTGCTGCAGGTGCTCATGGTGAGTTGACAGGCCTCATGATAATTAAGGCCTATCACGAGCACAGAAATGACAAAAAACGTAAAAAAATAATCGTACCAGACTCTGCTCATGGTACTAACCCCGCCAGTGCAACAGTTGCAGGTTTTGACGTAATTGAAATTAAATCCAACAAAGAAGGGGCTATAGATTTAGAAGCCTTAAAGGCTGTTTTAAATGATGAAGTAGCAGGACTTATGCTGACAAACCCAAGTACTTTGGGGCTTTTTGAAGAAAATATAGTAGAAATCGCAAGACTAGTACATGAAGCAGGAGGACTTCTATATTACGACGGTGCAAATCTAAATGCTATAATGGGAATTACACGTCCTGGAGACATGGGATTTGACGTTGTGCATTTAAATCTTCATAAAACATTTTCTACACCTCATGGTGGTGGAGGACCTGGCGCAGGACCTGTAGGTGTCAAAAAAGAGCTTGCCGACTTTTTGCCAGTGCCCGTAATAGAGTTTAAGGAAGGCATATATAGCTTAAACTATGATAGGCCGCTTTCTATTGGAAAAGTGAGAAGCTTTTATGGTAATTTCAATGTACTTATAAAGGCTTATTCCTATATTTTGACCATGGGAGCTGAAGGACTTAAGAGAGCCAGCGAAATGGCCGTCTTAAATGCTAATTATCTTAAAGAAAAACTTAAAAATCACTATAAAGTAGCTGTTGACAAAGTATGCATGCATGAATTTGTTTTGGCTGGTCTCTTAGAAAAAGTCAATGATATCACAACATTAGATGTAGCTAAAAGACTTATAGACTACGGTTTCCATCCGCCTACAATATATTTCCCATTAATTGTTGATGAAGCTATAATGATAGAGCCTACTGAAACAGAAAGTAAAGAAACATTAGACGCTTTTATTGAAGCGATGATTAAAATATCAGAGGAAGCAAAAGAAAATCCACAACTTTTAAAAGAAGCTCCACACAACACGCCTGTAAGAAGGGTTGATGAGGTACTGGCTGCAAGAAATCCTGTTTTAAAGTGGAGCAAATAA
- a CDS encoding lipoate--protein ligase: protein MLYIYNKNTNPYFNLAAEEYVLKEFQEECFMLWRNEPSIIVGKNQNTLAEINLDYVRQNKIPVVRRLSGGGAVFHDLGNLNFTFIVNEDVSSFSDFKRFTQPIIDVLRKLSINAEFSGRNDITIDGKKISGNAQYYYKNRILHHGTLLFSSSITDLSEALKVRPVKFEDKGVKSVSKRVTNISEHLKEPITIEQFIDLIMNYIREQTAESEMYEFTSEDIQKIEKLVREKYSTWEWNFGTSPDYSFKNEKKFTGGTVEVNLNVEKGIIKDIKIYGDFFGKYDVSEVENLLKGVKHSEEEIRKVLSNIDMNDYFTNITVDNLIEVMF from the coding sequence ATGTTATATATTTACAATAAGAACACAAATCCCTATTTTAATTTAGCAGCTGAAGAATACGTTTTAAAAGAATTTCAAGAAGAATGTTTCATGCTGTGGAGGAATGAACCTAGCATTATAGTAGGAAAAAATCAAAATACATTAGCGGAAATAAATTTAGATTATGTGAGACAAAATAAAATTCCGGTTGTCAGAAGATTATCAGGAGGAGGAGCGGTTTTTCACGACCTCGGCAATTTAAATTTTACTTTTATAGTAAATGAGGATGTCAGTAGTTTCAGCGATTTCAAAAGATTTACGCAGCCGATCATAGATGTGCTTAGAAAACTTTCTATTAATGCTGAGTTTTCAGGAAGAAATGACATAACAATTGATGGCAAAAAAATTTCGGGAAATGCGCAATATTATTACAAAAATAGAATATTACACCATGGAACACTTTTGTTTTCTTCCAGCATTACAGATTTATCAGAGGCACTAAAAGTGCGACCTGTAAAATTTGAAGATAAAGGTGTAAAATCGGTGTCTAAAAGAGTCACAAACATAAGTGAGCATTTGAAAGAGCCTATTACGATAGAACAATTTATAGATCTCATTATGAATTACATTAGAGAACAAACCGCTGAAAGTGAAATGTATGAATTTACATCGGAAGATATACAAAAAATAGAGAAATTGGTCAGGGAAAAATATAGCACATGGGAATGGAATTTTGGAACATCGCCAGATTACAGTTTTAAAAATGAGAAAAAATTTACTGGTGGCACTGTAGAGGTAAATTTAAATGTAGAAAAAGGAATAATAAAAGATATAAAAATTTACGGAGACTTTTTTGGGAAATACGATGTTTCAGAGGTAGAAAACCTTTTAAAAGGAGTAAAGCATTCAGAAGAGGAGATAAGAAAAGTGCTTTCAAATATTGACATGAATGATTATTTTACCAACATAACTGTTGACAATTTAATAGAAGTGATGTTTTGA
- the gcvPA gene encoding aminomethyl-transferring glycine dehydrogenase subunit GcvPA produces the protein MFPYLPTSSNDEKEMLKTIGKNSIEDLFENIPKEVRLKKPLNLGSPMSEVELTAHIKKYAKENKSLEELTSFLGAGVYDHYIPSVVKHIISRSEFYTAYTPYQPEISQGTLQAIFEYQTMITNLTGMEVTNASMYDGATACAEAAIMACENTKRKTILVSKTVNPETRKVLKTYMHFRDIQVIEIDDNEGVTDLEKLKAEIGTNTAAVIVQYPNFMGIIEDLQEIEKIIHENKAMLITYVHPIPLGILKSPGEIGADIAVGDGQSLGNGLNFGGPYLGFLATTQKLVRKMPGRIVGQTKDVDGRRAFVLTLQAREQHIRREKATSNICSNHSLNALTAAVYLATMGKKGIKEVAYQCTQKAHYAFSVLTASGKYKPAFNKPFFMEFALKTDVDVDLINKKLLEKGILGGYNLHRDYDKYKNTMLLAFTEKRTKEEIDELKALLEVIE, from the coding sequence ATGTTCCCCTACCTTCCCACCTCCTCCAATGACGAAAAAGAAATGCTCAAAACAATAGGAAAAAATTCTATAGAAGATCTATTTGAAAACATACCTAAAGAAGTTCGCTTAAAAAAGCCTTTAAATCTTGGAAGTCCAATGTCAGAAGTAGAACTTACAGCTCACATAAAGAAATATGCCAAAGAAAATAAAAGTCTTGAAGAGCTGACAAGTTTTTTAGGCGCTGGAGTATATGACCATTATATTCCTTCTGTTGTAAAGCACATAATATCCCGTTCTGAATTTTACACGGCATATACTCCTTACCAGCCAGAAATAAGTCAAGGAACACTACAGGCTATATTTGAGTACCAGACAATGATTACAAACCTCACAGGAATGGAAGTCACAAATGCTTCAATGTATGATGGTGCAACTGCCTGTGCAGAAGCTGCAATTATGGCATGTGAAAATACAAAAAGAAAAACCATATTAGTTTCAAAAACTGTAAATCCAGAAACGCGAAAAGTTTTAAAAACTTATATGCATTTTAGAGATATACAAGTAATTGAAATAGACGATAATGAAGGAGTAACAGATTTAGAAAAATTAAAAGCGGAAATTGGGACTAACACCGCGGCAGTAATTGTACAGTATCCTAATTTCATGGGAATCATCGAAGACCTGCAAGAAATTGAGAAAATAATACATGAAAATAAAGCAATGCTTATTACTTACGTACATCCAATACCTCTCGGTATACTTAAATCGCCAGGAGAAATTGGCGCAGATATAGCTGTAGGAGACGGTCAATCACTTGGCAATGGATTAAATTTTGGTGGTCCTTATCTTGGTTTTTTAGCTACAACGCAAAAGCTTGTGCGGAAAATGCCAGGAAGAATAGTAGGCCAGACAAAAGATGTAGATGGTAGACGTGCTTTTGTGCTTACTTTGCAAGCAAGAGAACAACACATAAGAAGAGAAAAGGCAACTTCAAATATTTGCTCCAATCACTCATTAAATGCTTTGACTGCTGCAGTATATCTAGCAACTATGGGCAAAAAAGGTATAAAAGAAGTGGCTTATCAATGCACTCAAAAAGCTCATTATGCTTTTTCAGTGCTTACGGCGTCAGGAAAATATAAACCTGCTTTTAACAAGCCCTTCTTTATGGAATTTGCATTAAAGACTGATGTAGATGTAGACTTAATTAATAAAAAACTTTTAGAAAAGGGCATATTAGGCGGATACAACCTCCACAGAGATTACGACAAATACAAAAATACAATGTTGCTAGCCTTTACAGAAAAAAGGACAAAAGAAGAAATTGATGAGTTAAAAGCTCTGCTGGAGGTGATAGAATGA